The following are encoded together in the Buteo buteo chromosome 2, bButBut1.hap1.1, whole genome shotgun sequence genome:
- the LOC142027390 gene encoding zinc finger CCCH-type with G patch domain-containing protein-like isoform X1 encodes MDEESLEAAIQTYNAQLQQVELALGAGLDPSQQSDLIQLQEDLKQLIELTESSLVSVKKSKLLATLDTNASSSSPVGLPEQDTNPDSSAQDEEYAAFKEAIAELGTDEKPSANDDGISSKRDEETDDRSESKYSEEEEESDREEEEELSGMKVKAPYYSSWGTLEYHNAMIVGTEDLEDGSAGVRVLYLYPTHKSLKPCPFFLDDKCRFKENCRFSHGQVVSVEELQPFQEPNLSALEVGSACLAKHSDGIWYTAKITDIDSGYYTVKFDSLLLKEAVVEGDSVIPPLRSEDGAESAESDEDSVDDSGYAKVIDSGVPENGEWTPACSSSFGGWEAHTRGIGSKLLVQMGYEFGKGLGKNSEGRVEPVQAVVLPRGKSLDQCAEVLQKKKQGKLDPGKSRKCRAKGNSSGQSPAGSRKPPRNVFDFLNEKLRGKSTGEKAGGMALPERNSKEIYHASKSTKKALSVRLFQTMEKIEQTQRDIRGIQQALARNIGRHSIATAQLEEKLANAHKQLGQLQAQEASLQREQKKADTHKKMTEF; translated from the exons ATGGATGAAGAGAGTCTGGAAGCAGCCATTCAGACCTATAATGCCCAGCTGCAGCAAGTGGAGCTGGCTTTAGGGGCAGGCCTGGACCCATCGCAGCAGTCGGACTTGATTCAGTTGCAGGAAGATTTAAAGCAGCTGATAGAGCTGACTGAATCCAGCCTGGTGTCAGTGAAAAAGAGCAAACTTCTGGCTACTTTAGATACAAatgcatcctcctcctccccagtagGTCTTCCGGAGCAGGACACCAACCCAGACAGTTCTGCCCAAGATGAGGAGTACGCTGCTTTTAAGGAAGCCATTGCTGAGCTCGGAACTGATGAGAAGCCTTCAGCTAATGATGATGGGATATCATCAAAGAGAGATGAAGAAACTGATGACAGAAGTGAATCAAAGTacagtgaagaggaggaggagtctgacagagaagaggaggaggaattgAGTGGGATGAAGGTTAAAGCCCCCTACTACAGTTCTTGGGGCACCCTGGAGTACCATAATGCCATGATTGTGGGGACAGAGGACTTAGAAGATGGCAGTGCAGGAGTCAGAGTGCTGTACCTCTATCCAACTCACAAGTCTCTGAAGCCGTGCCCGTTCTTCTTGGATGATAAATGCAGATTTAAAGAGAACTGTcg GTTTTCGCACGGTCAGGTGGTCTCTGTGGAAGAGCTTCAGCCATTTCAGGAGCCCAATCTGAGCGCGCTGGAGGTGGGCTCAGCCTGCCTGGCGAAACACAGCGATGGAATATGGtacactgcaaaaataactg aCATCGACAGTGGTTACTACACTGTGAAGTTTGATTCCCTGCTGCTCAAGGAAGCTGTTGTGGAAGGAGATAGTGTCATTCCCCCACTGCGAAGTGAAGATGGTGCTGAATCTGCCGAGTCTGATGAAGACAGTGTTGATGATTCTGGTTATGCTAAAG TGATAGACTCAGGAGTTCCAGAGAATGGGGAATGGACTCCTGCATGCAGTTCCTCTTTTGGTGGCTGGGAAGCCCATACTCGTGGTATTGGCTCCAAACTGCTCGTTCAGATGGGATATGAGTTTGGAAAAG GGTTAGGGAAGAATTCTGAGGGCCGAGTGGAGCCGGTGCAGGCTGTGGTACTTCCTCGAGGGAAGTCCCTCGACCAGTGTGCTGAGGTgcttcagaagaagaaacaggggAAGCTAGACCCAGGCAAATCGAGGAAATGCCGAGCAAAGGGAAACAGCTCTGGACAGTCCCCTGCAGGCAGCCGTAAGCCTCCCCGCAATGTGTTTGACTTTTTGAATGAGAAATTGCGAGGGAAGAGCACTGgggagaaggctggagggatggCACTGCCAGAGAGGAACAGCAAAGAGATCTACCATGCTAGCAAGAGCACCAAGAAGGCCCTGAGTGTCCGCCTCTTCCAGACAATGGAGAAGATTGAACAAACGCAGCGGGATATCAGAGGAATCCAGCAGGCCCTGGCACGCAACATTGGACG gcACAGCATTGCTACAGCTCagctggaggagaagctggCTAATGCGCACAaacagctggggcagctgcaggcCCAGGAAGCCAGTCTGCAGCgggagcagaagaaagcagacaCGCATAAGAAAATGACTGAGTTCTAG
- the LOC142027390 gene encoding lck-interacting transmembrane adapter 1-like isoform X2, with the protein MAAAGGEGLAQTPLLPAGAVLALLGVLVYLGALCAACRRKGRKKVPPDGVKLVDESLLRQTQLRSLSKSDTKLHELYRVKARDDTQRPASLDFPCPTASTASADSLHSPGISVLLHRELPQIPVPDPPVASPSPDQTYSNLLFTPLRKPVPDTVYECLAVGGEDALVPSVPTGTQLPPPRAGHGAADYACVRKVKKTVPGEVQDGAVAGPPRALQCWDGVGDAPRAKLEEMYSTVCKATKKKTQVPVSSPRAEREVGAGWPPPRREEGALAGCWSSAAQGPPDPCYESINDRAWTAQGRSPEPDYEAVDVNWKKAAKRDKPRKPCAPENLYESVGDIWAAESRRASTRTAANGLEVYITNL; encoded by the exons ATGGCTGCAGCCGGCGGCGAGGGGCTGGCACAGACCCCGCTCCTGCCGGCCGGTGCTGTCCTGGCCCTGCTCGGTGTCCTGGTCTACCTGGGCGCCCTGTGCGCTGCCTGCAGACG CAAGGGCAGGAAGAAGGTGCCTCCGGATGGGGTGAAGCTGGTGGACGAG TCCCTGCTCAGACAGACGCAGCTGCGGTCGCTCAGCAAATCCGACACGAAGCTGCACGAGCTGTACCGGGTGAAGGCCAGGGATGACA CCCAGCGGCCGGCCAGCCTGGAtttcccctgccccacagcctccACGGCCAGTGCCGACTCCCTGCACAGCCCCGGCATCAGCGTCCTCCTGCACCGTGAGCTGCCCCAGATCCCCGTCCCCGACCCCCCGGTTGCCTCCCCGTCCCCTGACCAGACCTACTCCAACCTGCTCTTCACCCCGCTGCGGAAGCCGGTGCCGGACACAGTCTACGAGTGCCTGGCGGTGGGAGGGGAGGATGCCCTGGTGCCCTCCGTGCCCACTGGCACCCAGTTGCCCCCTCCACGTGCCGGGCACGGGGCGGCCGATTACGCCTGTGTCCGCAAAGTGAAGAAGACGGTGCCCGGGGAGGTGCAGGATGGGGCCGTGGCGGGGCCTCCCAGAGCATTGCAGTGCTGGGACGGCGTGGGTGATGCTCCCCGGGCGAAG ctggaagagatGTACTCGACAGTGTGCAAAGCCACCAAGAAGAAAACCCAAGTCCCCGTATCGTCCCCGAGGGCCGAgagggaggtgggtgctgggtggcCGCCCCCCCGCCGGGAGGAGGGTGCCCTGGCCGGGTGCTGGTCCTCGGCAGCCCAAGGCCCCCCCGACCCCTGCTACGAGTCCATCAACGACAGAGCCTGGACTGCTCAGGGCCGCAGCCCCGAGCCGGACTACGAGGCCGTGGACGTTAACTGGAAGAAAGCGGCAAAACGGGACAAGCCGAGGAAGCCCTGTGCCCCCGAAAACCTGTACGAAAGCGTCGGCGACATTTGGGCGGCGGAGTCCCGGCGAGCGTCCACCAGGACGGCGGCCAACGGGCTGGAGGTGTACATCACCAACCTATAG
- the SLC2A4RG gene encoding SLC2A4 regulator — protein sequence MDPPRPPTVLLAAARRRRRDPPPPPPPEPGGGDAPKAPLLPCGGRGLPAGAEGWLPHLGEPLPRREPASREAMLRVLDAGLERCLALHSAYIPVPRHRKLSGKAGIDEVMAATVLTSLSTSPLVLGHPPATPAPEPGGEVWKEAPAMSSSCSSSSNTSGDWSWDPPSDRSTPSTPSPPLSSHVPSTFLPAPLPDEGPDEPDGTHFVFGEPMPRKRKNSTKVMFKCLWKSCGKVLSSSSGMQKHIRTVHLGRKADLEQSDGEEDFYYTELDVDVDSLTDGLSSLTPVSPTSSVPPAFPGPEAQGPVPPALPSPDLALASPRSPPAPPGLCHVHTDHAYQGCPAPPRPPVPPTVPAPPPPKPPAIPRRPRGEAKKCRKVYGMENREMWCTACRWKKACQRFLD from the exons ATGgacccccctcgcccccccacGGTTTTATTAgcagccgcccgccgccgccgccgcgatcctccgccgcctcctcctcccgaACCCGGCGGCGGCGACGCCCCGAAG gctcctcttctcccctgcggcggccgggggctgccggcgggAGCCGAGGGCTGGCTGCCACATCTGGGGGAGCCGCTGCCGCGCCGGGAGCCGGCCAGCCGGGAAGCGATGCTGCGGGTGCTGGACGCCGGGCTGGAGCGATGCCTGGCGCTGCATTCGGCGTACATCCCCGTACCCCGGCACAG GAAGCTCTCGGGCAAGGCGGGCATCGACGAGGTGATGGCGGCCACGGTGCTCACCAGCCTCTCCACCAGCCCACTGGTGCTCGGTCACCCGCCTGCCACCCCCGCCCCAG AGCCCGGCGGTGAGGTCTGGAAGGAGGCACCCGCCAtgtcctccagctgcagcagcagcagcaacaccaGCGGGGACTggagctgggacccccccagcgACCGCTccaccccctccaccccatCGCCCCCGCTCTCCAGCCACGTCCCCAGCACTTTCCTGCCCGCCCCGCTGCCGGACGAGGGCCCTGACGAGCCCGACGGCACCCACTTCGTCTTCGGAGAGCCCATGCCGCGGAAGAGGAAG AACTCCACCAAGGTGATGTTCAAGTGCTTGTGGAAGAGCTGCGGCAAAGTCCTCAGCAGCTCCTCAGGGATGCAGAAGCACATCCGAACTGTGCACCTTGG CCGGAAAGCCGACCTCGAGCAGAGCGACGGCGAGGAGGACTTCTACTACACGGAGCTGGACGTGGACGTGGACTCGCTGACGGACGGGCTCTCCAGCCTGACGCCCGTCTCCCCCACCTCCTCGGTGCCGCCCGCCTTCCCCGGCCCCGAGGCGCAGGGTCCGGTGCCGCCGGCGTTGCCGAGCCCCGACCTGGCGTTGGcctccccccgcagccccccggcccccccaggTCTCTGCCACGTCCACACCGACCACGCGTACCAG ggttgcccggcccccccgcggcCACCGGTGCCCCCCACCGTGCCCGCCCCACCGCCACCCAAGCCACCTGCCATCCCCAG GAGGCCGCGGGGGGAGGCCAAGAAGTGCCGCAAGGTGTACGGCATGGAGAACCGGGAGATGTGGTGCACGGCGTGCCGCTGGAAGAAGGCCTGCCAACGCTTCCTCGACTGA